From Irregularibacter muris, a single genomic window includes:
- a CDS encoding FeoA family protein produces MNNVSLALLKPCEVGRIQEISGGRSAKKRLYELGLNTGTQVKMVKNDLGPVILNVSGFKLALGRGLANKIIVEK; encoded by the coding sequence ATGAATAATGTTTCCTTAGCACTTCTTAAACCCTGCGAGGTGGGGAGAATTCAGGAAATTTCTGGTGGACGTTCGGCTAAAAAAAGGTTATATGAATTAGGGTTAAATACAGGAACCCAGGTTAAAATGGTGAAAAATGATCTTGGACCTGTCATTTTAAACGTCTCAGGATTTAAATTAGCCTTGGGACGAGGTCTGGCTAATAAGATTATTGTTGAAAAATAG
- the feoB gene encoding ferrous iron transport protein B translates to MNIIALVGNPNSGKTTLFNALTGSNQHVGNWPGVTVEKKEGKIKYNNNEYNVVDLPGTYSLGAYSEDEIVARDYILKGNPDIVINVVDATNLERNLYLTTQLLEMGTKVVLALNMMDEAKAKNIKIDLEALSKNLGIPVVATVASKREGLDGLLKKAISYFDNDYSHKNIDYGENIRRELDHIKSLLNGSTFDYPTDWIAIKLLEGDQDVISHVEKKTSSDLKNNFEQIKELSSDFEFEIVDKRYNFIGTAVKCSVARPMEDKETFTDKIDKIVTHKFWGLPIFAIIMFMVFQLTFVIGQDVFGEFVANFIEGIGNYLSIFLEAIHAPALLSSFIIEGMFGGIGAVFEFIPLIVVLYFFIGILEDTGYMARAAYVMDGIMRALGLHGKSFISMIVGFGCNVPGIMATRTLDSKKDRMIAILINPFMSCGARLPIYLVFIAAFFPNHGGIVLFSLYALGILMALIMGKVFSKTLFKGQSSDFIMELPPYRFPSFRSVVRDMWDKVWDFLHRAGTVIFVVVSLLWVLSIFPLGVEQYSQESLLGRIGTLTAPIFALAGFGTWQASVSLFAGIAAKEAVVAVLGMVYAGVSEGTELVSALQGIFTPLTAMAFMVMTLFYTPCAAALATVKKETNSNKWAIFMAIYTFVIGWVAAVLVYQVGTLLGF, encoded by the coding sequence ATGAATATAATCGCACTAGTAGGCAATCCCAATAGTGGAAAAACCACTTTATTTAATGCATTGACAGGCTCAAATCAACATGTGGGCAATTGGCCTGGAGTTACTGTAGAAAAGAAAGAAGGAAAAATCAAATACAACAACAATGAATACAATGTAGTGGACTTACCTGGTACCTATAGTCTCGGAGCCTATTCTGAAGATGAAATTGTTGCTCGAGATTATATCTTAAAGGGAAATCCTGATATCGTTATTAATGTAGTGGATGCTACCAATCTAGAAAGAAACTTATATTTAACTACACAATTATTAGAAATGGGTACAAAAGTTGTACTGGCTTTAAATATGATGGACGAAGCCAAGGCAAAAAATATTAAAATTGATTTGGAGGCTTTATCTAAAAATTTAGGAATACCGGTTGTTGCAACAGTGGCATCTAAAAGAGAAGGATTAGATGGATTACTAAAGAAAGCAATCTCCTATTTTGATAATGACTATTCTCATAAAAATATTGATTATGGTGAAAATATTCGTAGAGAATTAGATCATATAAAGAGCCTACTAAATGGCTCTACTTTTGATTATCCTACGGATTGGATTGCTATAAAGCTTCTAGAAGGTGATCAAGATGTTATAAGCCACGTGGAGAAAAAAACCTCTTCAGATCTAAAGAATAATTTTGAGCAAATCAAAGAGTTATCCAGTGATTTTGAGTTCGAAATTGTTGATAAAAGGTACAATTTCATTGGTACAGCTGTAAAGTGTAGTGTTGCTAGACCTATGGAAGATAAGGAAACTTTTACAGATAAAATTGATAAAATAGTCACCCATAAATTCTGGGGACTACCTATTTTTGCAATCATTATGTTTATGGTATTTCAATTAACCTTTGTAATAGGGCAAGATGTTTTTGGTGAATTTGTCGCTAATTTTATTGAAGGCATAGGAAATTATTTATCTATATTTTTAGAAGCTATTCATGCACCTGCTTTATTAAGCTCTTTTATCATTGAAGGAATGTTTGGAGGAATTGGTGCTGTATTTGAATTTATTCCATTAATTGTAGTCCTTTATTTCTTTATAGGTATATTGGAAGATACAGGTTATATGGCACGTGCTGCCTATGTTATGGATGGGATAATGAGAGCCCTGGGGCTTCATGGGAAAAGCTTTATCTCCATGATTGTAGGATTTGGATGTAATGTTCCAGGGATTATGGCCACGAGAACTCTAGACAGTAAAAAAGATAGAATGATTGCCATTCTAATTAATCCTTTTATGTCCTGCGGTGCAAGATTACCTATTTATCTAGTGTTTATTGCCGCTTTCTTTCCTAATCATGGAGGTATAGTGCTATTTTCATTATATGCTTTAGGAATTCTTATGGCTTTAATCATGGGTAAGGTGTTTAGCAAGACTTTATTTAAAGGGCAATCCTCAGATTTTATTATGGAATTACCACCCTATAGATTCCCTTCCTTTCGATCAGTAGTTAGAGATATGTGGGATAAGGTTTGGGATTTCCTTCACAGGGCCGGAACGGTTATCTTTGTGGTTGTTTCTTTATTATGGGTATTGTCAATATTTCCACTAGGTGTAGAACAATATAGTCAAGAGAGTTTATTAGGTAGAATTGGAACTTTAACTGCTCCTATATTTGCTCTTGCAGGATTTGGCACTTGGCAAGCTTCTGTTAGTTTATTTGCAGGAATTGCAGCCAAGGAAGCCGTAGTGGCCGTATTAGGTATGGTATATGCTGGAGTTAGTGAAGGAACAGAACTAGTTAGTGCTCTTCAAGGAATATTTACTCCATTAACCGCTATGGCCTTTATGGTTATGACCCTATTTTATACTCCATGTGCAGCTGCTTTAGCTACTGTAAAAAAAGAAACAAATTCCAATAAATGGGCTATTTTCATGGCCATTTATACCTTTGTCATAGGTTGGGTTGCCGCTGTTTTAGTTTACCAAGTGGGCACACTCTTAGGATTTTAG
- a CDS encoding FeoC-like transcriptional regulator — MLKDVLREINELSGFSKSTIAKNLNIPQGMVDDVINQLTRMGYLDEIVGSPSCDTPCHSCPYSRSCNTPPVKMYKISPKGEQLLESTT, encoded by the coding sequence ATGCTCAAAGATGTACTGAGAGAAATTAATGAATTAAGTGGATTCTCTAAATCTACAATTGCTAAAAACTTAAATATTCCTCAAGGGATGGTAGATGACGTAATCAATCAATTAACTCGTATGGGATACCTAGATGAGATTGTGGGTTCACCTAGTTGTGATACCCCTTGTCATTCCTGTCCCTATTCTAGAAGTTGTAATACCCCTCCCGTTAAAATGTACAAGATTTCCCCTAAGGGGGAACAATTACTAGAAAGTACAACCTAA
- a CDS encoding oxidoreductase, which yields MSNHYSALFSPIKIGSMEVKNRIAMMAMGVFSPRLMGPNGAYTKDGADYYIERAKGGTGLIVTGLLPVSWFPKGKGPGDQGEGFNKYVEQQKYLADGVHKYGSKVVVQITALSGRSSIHASDPAACEIQNVWDPTKKNREMTKEEIHEYIEMFANASLACKLAGIDGVEIHAVHEGYLLDQFTIANTNHRTDEYGGSLENRLRFPTEIVQAIKEKCGDDYPVLLRYSVRSYMKGFNRGALPGEEFEEFGRDFEESIVVAQKLVEAGYDALDCDNGSYDSWFWPHPPVYMPKACNLEDVRALKKHVSVPVICAGKFDDPDLANEVISKGEIDMMGMGRPLLADAELANKFAQGDLENIRPCIGCHNGCLARIFQGKDISCAVNPACGRELSYDIGKGEKQKKVLVIGGGLAGMEAARVCALRGHKVDLYEKTDKLGGAFISAAAFDYKEDDRHLLQWYIKQVEDIDIHYNTEITEQFMAENKYDEVFIATGAKERKLDTPGFDSENVTYAVDTLLNTEIKGENVVIVGGGLTGIEIACDLGKEGKKVTVVEASDTILNSFGLSAANYNMLMEMLDYYKVNVMKSSTVTKYEDGTAYITTTVKNYPNIANRAKLMFAVGPQGIPEQSEIKADHMVVSVGYISDNRLYDQAKADNVHLIGDADHPENVMKAIWDAYDIARNI from the coding sequence ATGTCTAATCACTATTCAGCTTTGTTTTCTCCCATTAAGATTGGAAGTATGGAAGTGAAAAATCGTATTGCAATGATGGCTATGGGTGTGTTTTCTCCAAGATTGATGGGGCCAAATGGTGCATATACCAAAGATGGTGCAGACTATTATATTGAAAGAGCAAAGGGAGGCACTGGATTAATTGTAACAGGATTACTCCCAGTTTCTTGGTTTCCAAAGGGAAAAGGACCTGGAGACCAAGGTGAAGGATTTAACAAATATGTAGAGCAACAAAAATATTTAGCAGATGGAGTTCATAAATATGGTTCAAAAGTTGTAGTGCAAATTACAGCTTTATCTGGACGTTCAAGTATTCATGCATCTGATCCAGCAGCCTGTGAGATTCAAAATGTATGGGATCCTACAAAGAAAAACCGTGAAATGACAAAAGAAGAGATTCATGAATATATTGAAATGTTTGCAAACGCATCTCTAGCCTGTAAATTAGCGGGGATTGATGGTGTAGAAATACATGCTGTACATGAAGGATATTTATTGGATCAATTTACAATAGCCAATACCAATCATAGAACAGATGAATATGGGGGAAGCCTTGAGAATCGCTTGCGATTTCCCACAGAAATTGTGCAAGCCATCAAGGAAAAATGTGGAGATGACTACCCTGTATTACTACGCTATAGTGTAAGAAGCTATATGAAAGGTTTTAATCGAGGAGCGCTCCCAGGGGAAGAATTTGAAGAATTTGGTAGAGATTTTGAAGAAAGTATTGTAGTTGCACAAAAACTTGTTGAAGCAGGTTATGATGCCCTTGATTGTGATAATGGTTCCTATGATTCCTGGTTCTGGCCTCATCCACCTGTATATATGCCAAAGGCATGTAATCTTGAAGACGTAAGAGCTCTTAAAAAACATGTTTCAGTACCTGTAATTTGTGCAGGTAAATTTGATGATCCAGATTTGGCCAATGAGGTGATATCAAAAGGCGAAATAGATATGATGGGTATGGGCCGTCCATTATTAGCAGATGCCGAGTTAGCCAATAAATTCGCCCAAGGAGATTTAGAGAATATACGTCCATGTATCGGTTGCCATAATGGTTGCCTTGCTAGAATATTCCAAGGGAAAGATATTTCATGTGCGGTTAATCCAGCCTGTGGAAGAGAACTTTCATATGATATTGGAAAGGGCGAGAAGCAAAAGAAAGTTTTAGTTATTGGCGGTGGACTTGCTGGTATGGAAGCTGCTCGAGTATGTGCTTTAAGAGGTCATAAAGTAGATTTATATGAAAAAACCGACAAACTAGGAGGGGCTTTCATCTCTGCAGCTGCCTTTGATTATAAAGAAGATGATCGTCATTTATTACAATGGTATATTAAACAGGTTGAAGATATAGATATTCATTATAATACAGAGATCACAGAACAATTTATGGCAGAAAATAAGTATGATGAAGTATTCATTGCTACAGGAGCCAAAGAACGCAAACTAGATACTCCTGGATTTGATTCAGAAAATGTAACATATGCCGTAGATACATTATTAAATACAGAGATCAAGGGAGAAAATGTAGTCATCGTAGGTGGCGGATTGACCGGTATTGAAATTGCTTGCGACCTGGGGAAAGAAGGCAAAAAAGTTACTGTTGTTGAAGCCTCAGACACCATTCTCAATTCATTTGGTTTATCTGCAGCAAACTATAATATGCTTATGGAAATGCTGGATTATTATAAAGTAAATGTAATGAAGTCATCCACAGTAACTAAGTACGAAGATGGCACTGCATATATAACAACTACTGTAAAGAACTATCCCAATATAGCCAATAGGGCAAAATTAATGTTTGCTGTTGGACCACAGGGTATTCCAGAACAGTCAGAAATTAAAGCAGACCATATGGTAGTATCTGTAGGATATATTAGCGATAACAGGTTGTATGATCAAGCTAAAGCCGATAATGTTCATCTAATAGGAGATGCTGACCATCCAGAAAATGTAATGAAAGCCATTTGGGATGCCTATGATATAGCAAGAAATATATAA
- a CDS encoding TetR/AcrR family transcriptional regulator, producing the protein MKKLTTRDIQSLKTKTNIREAANSLFSTKDYDKVKVVDICKRAGVSTGAFYHYYHSKEDIINDTYNEFDLYAEEEMKNRTFDSRTAAILFLLYFEVKSIVDRGYIFTSCYFKNQLTNKERNIINKDRFFYKQLLKEVTGAIANGEIKYESAEKLTDFLLRITRGSIYNWCLHSGNYNLVEQTTEDIQFILESIR; encoded by the coding sequence ATGAAAAAATTAACAACAAGGGATATTCAATCTCTAAAGACCAAAACAAATATAAGAGAAGCTGCCAATTCATTATTTTCTACAAAGGATTATGATAAGGTTAAAGTTGTGGATATCTGTAAGCGTGCTGGAGTTTCAACAGGTGCCTTTTATCATTATTATCATTCTAAGGAAGATATTATTAACGATACCTATAATGAATTTGATCTATATGCAGAGGAAGAAATGAAAAATAGAACCTTTGATTCAAGAACAGCTGCCATTCTATTTTTATTATATTTTGAAGTTAAATCCATTGTAGATAGAGGTTATATTTTTACTAGCTGCTATTTTAAAAATCAATTGACCAATAAAGAAAGAAACATCATTAACAAAGATAGGTTTTTCTATAAACAATTGTTAAAAGAAGTTACAGGGGCCATAGCAAATGGTGAGATTAAATATGAAAGTGCAGAGAAACTCACTGATTTTTTACTTCGAATAACTAGAGGATCCATTTATAATTGGTGTCTTCATTCAGGAAATTATAATTTAGTTGAACAAACCACTGAAGATATCCAGTTCATATTAGAATCCATTAGATAA
- a CDS encoding YfcC family protein produces the protein MKKERKPIAINPFVLIFCVVFICGLITFIITPGTLTDGVYTALPRNKINFDNFFNIFRAIPYGLKDSANIMILILVVGGALEIYKKTGAIDTGISAMINKFGASSQTMLLVVLITVFSAIGGFLGWIEVLIPFIPLVIAVVLALGYDSMTAVAVCVVGVMGGFMAGPTNLYTVGVSNGILQKIGILPEGSDVFVGLGFRITVWAVVTAVSILYIVIYANKARKDSRKSLVADIDVSDISIDAGNVSSDKMTTPQILVLLTILGAMILTVIGMKYGINGVQWSIDDVSAIFFLSGIIAGFIGKMKAGDISDAFITGAQSAIAGALIVGVARGVYWILEAGNINATIIYSTTELLKGTSPLIAAIGIVIIVSFINGLIPSGSGKGALLSPILVPIAVSLGLSSQTAVLAYQFGDGITNMFWFSYGTLLIFLNYGKVPINRWYKFIIPLLFIFFVIAFISLVIAINIGF, from the coding sequence ATGAAAAAAGAAAGAAAGCCTATAGCTATTAATCCCTTTGTATTAATATTTTGTGTTGTTTTTATCTGTGGTCTCATTACTTTTATTATAACACCTGGTACCTTGACAGATGGTGTATATACAGCGCTTCCCAGAAATAAAATTAACTTTGATAACTTTTTTAATATCTTTAGAGCCATTCCTTATGGACTAAAGGACTCGGCTAATATTATGATTCTTATTTTAGTTGTGGGAGGAGCTTTAGAGATTTACAAAAAAACTGGGGCCATTGATACTGGAATCTCCGCTATGATCAATAAATTTGGTGCATCCTCCCAAACCATGCTTTTAGTAGTTTTAATTACTGTATTTTCAGCAATTGGAGGCTTTTTGGGTTGGATTGAGGTGTTGATTCCTTTTATCCCCCTTGTCATTGCTGTGGTGTTGGCATTGGGCTATGATAGTATGACGGCCGTTGCCGTTTGTGTAGTTGGAGTTATGGGCGGCTTTATGGCAGGACCAACCAATTTGTATACCGTTGGGGTAAGTAACGGAATTCTTCAAAAAATAGGGATCCTGCCGGAAGGTAGTGATGTATTTGTAGGGCTTGGATTTCGTATAACCGTTTGGGCTGTGGTTACAGCAGTAAGTATTTTGTATATTGTGATCTATGCCAATAAAGCTCGTAAAGATTCAAGGAAAAGCCTGGTGGCGGATATAGATGTTTCCGACATTAGTATTGATGCCGGCAATGTATCCTCCGATAAGATGACTACCCCACAAATTCTTGTTCTCCTAACTATCCTAGGGGCAATGATTTTAACAGTTATCGGGATGAAATATGGAATCAATGGGGTGCAATGGTCTATAGATGATGTTTCGGCTATATTCTTTTTATCGGGTATTATTGCTGGCTTCATTGGAAAAATGAAAGCTGGAGATATTTCAGATGCTTTTATTACAGGAGCCCAAAGTGCCATTGCAGGAGCACTGATTGTGGGAGTGGCTCGGGGGGTTTATTGGATACTAGAGGCTGGCAATATTAATGCGACCATCATTTATTCCACCACTGAACTACTTAAGGGTACTTCTCCTCTAATCGCGGCTATCGGTATTGTCATTATTGTAAGTTTTATTAATGGCTTAATTCCTTCAGGTAGTGGAAAAGGTGCTTTACTCAGTCCTATCTTAGTACCCATAGCTGTAAGTTTAGGACTTTCCTCTCAAACGGCTGTCTTGGCTTACCAATTTGGTGATGGAATTACCAATATGTTTTGGTTTAGCTATGGTACTTTATTGATATTTTTAAATTATGGGAAAGTGCCCATTAACCGATGGTATAAATTTATTATCCCTTTACTATTTATCTTCTTTGTTATTGCCTTTATATCTCTAGTAATTGCTATCAATATTGGTTTTTAA
- a CDS encoding M20 family metallopeptidase, whose amino-acid sequence MNQEFRDLTQQYKDEITKTASEMIQINSQSTQEGEFAQYVVDKMKVLGYDEVVVDKYGSVFGTIKGTGGGSSVTLNCHLDVVDAGDATKWKYPPYSGAIAEGKIWGRGASDTKGTFAIQLYTPIMLKEAGLLPKGDIVVAGVVSEEIAGFGAMMQTRDHYKLTDYAIIGEATENDLAIGCRGRLCAVVTITGKSCHASIPHVGKNPFDFLGKFLVELETMEMGKDELFGPSTMSVTNITSSEKGTNIIPNEVVVYIDYRQSTVDTEEVVLGKIQKVVDACHVEGIQVELKSLYFPLTTYTGFKGEGFQGEPPFSVSAHEPYVQQCKKVLEQTVGRSIQTKPWAFATDTGHYAKKGVKCIGYSPAEIKLCHTTEDNIDISMMEEGILGYLALTTQLANQEK is encoded by the coding sequence ATGAACCAAGAGTTTAGGGATTTAACTCAGCAATATAAAGATGAAATTACCAAAACAGCTTCAGAGATGATCCAGATTAATTCCCAATCTACCCAAGAGGGTGAGTTCGCTCAATATGTTGTAGACAAAATGAAAGTCTTGGGTTATGACGAAGTTGTAGTAGATAAATATGGAAGTGTATTTGGTACAATCAAAGGCACTGGTGGCGGTAGTTCTGTCACTTTAAATTGTCATTTAGATGTTGTAGATGCAGGGGATGCTACAAAATGGAAATACCCTCCCTATAGTGGGGCTATTGCAGAGGGAAAGATTTGGGGACGGGGTGCTTCTGATACCAAGGGGACTTTTGCCATACAACTCTATACACCTATTATGTTGAAAGAAGCAGGACTCTTGCCCAAAGGGGATATTGTGGTAGCTGGTGTGGTCAGTGAGGAAATCGCTGGGTTTGGTGCCATGATGCAAACCCGAGATCATTATAAGCTTACAGATTATGCCATCATTGGTGAAGCAACGGAAAATGATTTAGCTATCGGTTGTCGAGGTAGACTTTGTGCAGTTGTAACAATAACAGGAAAGTCCTGTCATGCTTCTATTCCTCATGTAGGGAAAAATCCCTTTGATTTCCTTGGGAAATTCTTAGTAGAGCTAGAAACCATGGAAATGGGTAAAGATGAATTGTTTGGCCCTTCTACTATGTCAGTAACCAATATCACTTCCTCGGAAAAAGGCACCAATATCATTCCCAATGAAGTGGTGGTGTACATAGACTATCGTCAATCTACTGTGGATACTGAAGAAGTGGTATTAGGAAAAATTCAGAAAGTCGTTGATGCATGTCATGTGGAGGGGATTCAAGTGGAACTAAAGTCCCTTTACTTTCCCTTAACGACATATACCGGATTTAAAGGAGAAGGTTTTCAGGGGGAACCTCCCTTTAGTGTTAGTGCTCATGAACCCTATGTGCAACAATGCAAAAAGGTTTTAGAGCAAACTGTAGGACGTTCTATTCAAACGAAACCTTGGGCCTTTGCTACAGACACTGGACACTATGCGAAAAAAGGTGTTAAATGTATTGGCTATTCACCGGCAGAAATTAAGCTTTGCCACACTACTGAGGATAATATTGATATATCCATGATGGAAGAAGGTATTTTGGGTTATTTAGCACTGACTACCCAACTTGCCAATCAAGAAAAATAA